A stretch of DNA from Triticum urartu cultivar G1812 unplaced genomic scaffold, Tu2.1 TuUngrouped_contig_5372, whole genome shotgun sequence:
CACAAGCACGAGCATTCGCAGAGCGGCGACCTGATAGACACACTGAAGCCAAGCTAGCCATCCCCTAACCGCCGAAGCCGTACAGGGTGCGGCCCTGGCGCTTGAGCGCGTACACGACGTCCATGGCCGTGACGGTCTTGCGGCGCGCGTGCTCGGTGTAGGTGACGGCGTCGCGGATGACGTTCTCGAGGAAGATCTTGAGCACGCCACGGGTCTCCTCATAGATGAGCCCGGAGATGCGCTTCACGCCGCCCCTCCGCGCCAGCCGCCGGATCGCCGGCTTGGTGATCCCCTGGATGTTGTCCCGCAGCACCTTCCGGTGGCGCTTCGCCCCACCCTTGCCCAGCCCCTTGCCGCCCTTGCCGCGCCCGGACATCTTCTCCCTCTCGGCTCTGCTGTGCGCGTCtcgcgaggaggaggacgaaggaATTGGGGATTTTTCTCTGGGAGGGATGCAGCCGAATTGGTTTGGATTGGTGGGAGGCTGCTGGAGGGGATTATATATAGCGTTTGCTGGCTGCTGGGAGGGAGGGGGGATGGTGCGCGAGCCGTCGGATTCGGGACTGATCCGCGTGAAGTGTGCGGGCGATGGCTTCAGCCGTTGGATGGGAAG
This window harbors:
- the LOC125529142 gene encoding histone H4 — encoded protein: MSGRGKGGKGLGKGGAKRHRKVLRDNIQGITKPAIRRLARRGGVKRISGLIYEETRGVLKIFLENVIRDAVTYTEHARRKTVTAMDVVYALKRQGRTLYGFGG